The following proteins come from a genomic window of Misgurnus anguillicaudatus chromosome 10, ASM2758022v2, whole genome shotgun sequence:
- the upp1 gene encoding uridine phosphorylase 1: protein MQRGEETNLTEEEKYSTCKGGIRVNNPHLDSMKEDFLYHFNLGTSSHDLPAMFGDVKFVCVGGSSSRMAAFTKYIAKELGEKGEYSNLCVDIDRYVMYKVGPVLSISHGMGIPSIAIMLHELIKLLYHARCTDVTVIRLGTSGGLDLEPGTVVVTKRAVDSMLKPSFEQIILGKPVVRNTELDSKLAEELLKCGEELGKFKTVIGDTMCTLDFYEGQGRLDGAFCSYTEEDKMRYLDQICKAGVCNIEMESTVFAAMCKQSNLRAAVVCVTIVNRMNGDQITTPHEVMDEYQSRPQVLVGHYIKKKLNASKKS, encoded by the exons ATGCAGCGGGGTGAAGAGACGAACTTGACGGAAGAAGAGAAGTACAGCACGTGTAAAGG GGGCATACGTGTTAACAATCCTCATTTGGATTCCATGAAGGAAGACTTCCTCTACCACTTTAACCTCGGGACATCCAGTCATGACTTACCAGCCATGTTTGGAGATGTCAAA TTTGTGTGTGTAGGGGGAAGTTCGTCGAGAATGGCGGCTTTCACTAAATACATTGCAAAGGAACTGGGGGAGAAGGGAGAGTACTCAAATTTATGCGTAGACATCGATCGCTACGTCATGTACAAAGTTGGACCTGTGCTGTCCATCAGT CATGGAATGGGCATCCCATCAATTGCCATCATGTTGCATGAGCTAATCAAGCTGCTCTATCACGCTCGCTGTACTGACGTTACAGTTATCCGCCTTGGGACATCAGGTGGATTAG ATTTAGAGCCAGGCACCGTGGTGGTTACCAAGCGGGCGGTCGATTCTATGTTAAAACCCTCCTTCGAGCAGATTATCCTGGGCAAACCGGTTGTCAGGAACACCGAACTTGATAGCAAACTCGCAGAGGAGCTGCTAAAGTGTGGCGAAGAGCTCGGGAAGTTCAAAACCGTCATTGGTGACACAATGTGCACGCTTGACTTTTATGAAG GTCAGGGTCGGCTGGATGGCGCCTTCTGCTCATACACAGAGGAAGATAAAATGCGCTATCTTGATCAGATCTGTAAGGCTGGGGTTTGTAACATTGAGATGGAGTCAACTGTCTTTGCGGCCATGTGCAAACAAAGTAATCTTCGAG CTGCTGTTGTGTGTGTGACTATAGTGAATAGGATGAATGGAGATCAGATCACCACCCCTCATGAAGTCATGGATGAGTACCAATCGCGCCCTCAGGTGCTGGTGGGACATTACATCAAAAAGAAGCTGAATGCCTCCAAGAAAAGCTAA